The nucleotide sequence GCAGGCCAGTTTGCCAGCCTGGGGTATGGTATAGACTGTTTGACTGCTATGTGGAGCTTATTTCACTCCCACCCCTGACCCCCACATCCTGAGTCTATACTTTTCCAGAGCCTGATCGAACTGCAGAGATGGCAGCAGAGTCATTGCCTTTTTCCTTCGGGACACTGTCCAGCTGGGAGCTGGAAGCCTGGTATGAGGACCTGCAGGAGGTGCTGTCCTCAGATGAAAATGGGGGTACCTATGTTTTACCCCCCGGAAACAAGGAGGTGAGACTGCTAGGCCTAAAgctggtgggggatggggtggggggagtcttACCCTTCCCATCTTACCTAATATCTACTCtacctttcttcatttccttgaaGGAAGAATCAAAAACTTTCACCACACTTGACCCTGCCTCTCTGGCTTGGCTGACTGAGGAGCCAGGACCAGCAGAGGTCACGAACACCTCCCAGAGCCCTCGCTCTCCGGATTCCAGTCAGAGCTCCCTGGctcaggaagaagaagaggaagaccaAGGAAGATCCAGGAAACGGAAACAGAGTGGCCAGTCCCCAGCTGGAGCTGGAAAGCAACGcatgaaggagaaagaacaagagaatgagagaaaagtgGCAAAGCTTGCTGAAGAGAACGAACGGCTCAAGCAGGAAATTGAGCGCCTGACCAGGGAAGTGGAAGCGACTCGCCGAGCTCTGATTGACCGAATGGTTAATCTGCACCAAGCATGAACAGTTGGGACCATCACTTCCCCCTCAGGCCACTACGTACCTTTCACGGAAGTGGCTGCTGACCATCTTCTCACCAGTGCCAATGATGTGACCCTCGACCCCATCTATTCAGTAGGGGGAAAGCTTGGGGTAGACAACAGGAAAGGGTCTCAGCATGTATATAGagattgtacatttatttattactgtccATATCCATTAAAATGACTTCCTATGAGCCAGGTTCTCCCgttcactttttcttcttgcctttagGGGTTTCAAGGGGTTTCCCCTCAGCTAGAGCCAACTGTTTCTTCAGATCCAAGAGTTTAGCCACCTCCGCGGCAACCTGGTTCTTGTCTGCTTTTTGTGCTTTTAGTTCTCGAACAATGTTGCCCTAAGAGCAGAGCAGGTGGGGGAAGAACAACAGTGAGGCCAGAAGGAAACAATTTAGGATCCCGCTTGTCCAGTCTCCCACAGGATTTAGGCTGCGTACCTGTTTTGTCACTTCATCCATCAGCACTTGTATCTGCTGTGGTCCAGCTGCTGCCGTAGCCTCTACAACTGCTGGCCCAGCGGGTGCTTTTGCCTggagaacaacaacaaagttCTCACCTGCTCCATAAATACCCCTCAACCTCGAGCTTTATACAACATCTCGGGGGGAATGGGATTACCTTTAGCTCCAAGGACTCTTCCAGCTAAGACAGGAAAGAAGAACTATAAGTAAGGAGGCAGcagagccaaaaggtggaaagagTAATGAGTGAGGACTATGTGGGGACACCAAGGAGAGGACACCATGGCTCTTGCTGGGTGACAGCAGTCTTTAGCTTTCTCACCTGGCCCCCGCCAAAGCGCTGCCTCAAACTTTCAATCTGGTCATTTTCCAATTTTTGGAATAAGGGACTGACCTGTGAAGAAAGAGGTTCATAATCATTACTGATTAGTTATAAACTCTACCAGACTACAGAGAGGGCCTCTCTAATCCCAGTCTCTGACATTCAGGAACTAAATGtttcagaagaaacaaatgaacatatacCTGCTGATTTCAAGAAAGAATCCAGAAAAAGCACCAGCATTCACTAGGAAAATCCGAAGTATTAATAAGGTCCAAGAGTATTTAAACTATTTAAGGATGCTGGGTTGACACAGGGTTTAGAGGTGAACTGACTTTATCCCCCTGCCTGTTAGCATTATGGAGACCAGGTGACTGACTGTGGTGTTTCTTCAAACATCTACTCATTAATCTACTGTACACCAATTAGTTTTACGTGCCAGGTACTGGGTTCTGGCATGAAGAACAACAATGCTATGTGGGCTACAGATAACATGGAGCTTGCGAACTAATACCAAGGACTTCATATCAGAAACAAGCCTGAGTGCAgagtggggaggagtggggaaggggttcAGAGAACAGCTGTGAGTCCTATGTTGAAAGGTCTCTGAGGCCTCCCCAAAGGCTGCATAGCGAAGGTAGGAGTTCTAAGAGGCTGGCTGGCTCCAGCCCTGAGGGGCCTACCGTGCCAATCTGGTGTCCTGCAGGTAAGGTACACAGGAAGTTTTTGAGCAGGATGCTGCAGGCTGGAGCTGGAAGCTGCAGCTGGGCCTGGATGGTGGCACTAACCGTGGGCATGTAAGGCTGGAGCATGACGGACAGCAAGGCAGCTATGTTCACCGCCAAGCCTGTCACTGTCCCTGCCCGCTGCCTGGGGAGGAAGAAATATTAGTCCGCATTTCCAGAAGGACACAGCCTACCACCACATTATTCCTGCAGCCAGACTTACCTGTCAGCCTCACTGCCTTTAATCCGCTTCCAAGGCTCATTCACCTGAATGTATTGGTTGCCATTGCGAGAGATGGTAAGGATACTGCGTAAGGCCTCCCGGATtctgggaagggaggaggcaaaCAGAAGTGAAAGTCCCAGAGGGACTCTCAACATGCCAGCAGATGACTGAGATGAGACAGAGGTGCTGGTTACTTACCGAACCTTCTCTAGCAGCTCGTGATAGTGCTGGAGCTCCAGGGTGACATGGGCCAGCAGGCGCCGGTCATCAGAAGTAAGCACCATCTCGGGCACACAACCCCCAAAAAACTTAGACACAAACATTCCAGCTCTTCATGGGAGTacggaaggagaaggaaaagaaaagaggaattaGTGCCCAGTGCCCTTATAGAAATTTGACATGACTGTCCTAATTCTCCATTCTCTCAGAATTGACACGTCCTGACTCCCTCAAGCTGGAAggcaaaatatttattcattccttgggacacctggttggctcagtcagttaggtgtccatctcttgattttaacctgggccatgatctcacagtttatagaccgagccc is from Suricata suricatta isolate VVHF042 chromosome 10, meerkat_22Aug2017_6uvM2_HiC, whole genome shotgun sequence and encodes:
- the DDIT3 gene encoding DNA damage-inducible transcript 3 protein gives rise to the protein MAAESLPFSFGTLSSWELEAWYEDLQEVLSSDENGGTYVLPPGNKEEESKTFTTLDPASLAWLTEEPGPAEVTNTSQSPRSPDSSQSSLAQEEEEEDQGRSRKRKQSGQSPAGAGKQRMKEKEQENERKVAKLAEENERLKQEIERLTREVEATRRALIDRMVNLHQA